Proteins from a genomic interval of Paenibacillus lentus:
- a CDS encoding homocysteine synthase, whose translation MSEERQLGLETLAVHAGQEIDPTTYSRAVPLYQTTSFGFRDTEHAANLFGLKEFGNIYSRIMNPTNDVFEKRIAALEGGVGALATSSGQAAITFSILNIAGAGDEIVSSSTLYGGTYNLFSTTLAKLGIKVTFVDSSDPENFRAAITNKTKALFAETIGNPKGDVLDIEAVAAIAHEHGIPLIVDNTFPSPYLLQPIKHGADIVVHSATKFIGGHGTSIGGVIVDGGKFDWAASGKFPGLTEPDPSYNGLVYTEALGPLAYILKARVQLQRDLGASLSPFNAWLLLQGLETLHLRVERHSENALKVAKHLEAHPHVEWVSYPGLPNHESYALAQKYLPKGQGAILTFGIKGGLEAGRKLINSVKLFSHLANVGDSKSLIIHPASTTHLQLSPEEQQSAGVSPGLIRLSIGTESIEDIIYDLDQAIAASQA comes from the coding sequence ATGTCTGAAGAGCGTCAACTCGGTCTTGAAACACTTGCGGTTCATGCCGGTCAGGAAATTGATCCTACTACTTATTCTCGCGCAGTACCGCTGTATCAAACAACATCCTTTGGCTTCCGTGATACGGAGCATGCGGCCAATCTGTTCGGATTGAAGGAATTTGGCAACATCTATTCCCGCATTATGAACCCGACAAACGATGTGTTTGAGAAAAGAATAGCGGCGCTCGAAGGCGGCGTTGGCGCACTTGCAACGAGCTCCGGTCAGGCGGCTATCACATTTTCTATCCTGAATATTGCAGGTGCTGGGGATGAAATCGTCTCCTCCTCAACCTTGTACGGCGGAACCTATAACCTCTTTTCTACTACGCTTGCCAAACTGGGAATCAAGGTGACATTTGTGGATTCGTCCGATCCTGAAAATTTCCGTGCGGCGATTACGAATAAGACCAAAGCCTTATTTGCGGAGACGATCGGTAATCCGAAGGGCGATGTGCTAGATATTGAAGCAGTGGCAGCCATTGCTCATGAGCATGGTATTCCACTAATCGTAGATAATACTTTCCCAAGTCCATATTTGCTTCAGCCGATTAAGCATGGTGCGGATATCGTGGTTCACTCTGCCACGAAATTTATCGGTGGACACGGAACATCCATCGGGGGCGTCATCGTAGATGGGGGCAAATTTGACTGGGCAGCAAGCGGCAAATTCCCTGGATTGACCGAGCCGGATCCAAGCTACAACGGTCTTGTCTATACGGAAGCGCTTGGCCCGTTGGCTTATATTCTCAAAGCTCGCGTTCAGTTGCAGCGCGACCTTGGGGCATCCTTGTCGCCGTTCAATGCTTGGCTCCTTCTGCAAGGTCTGGAGACGCTTCATTTGCGTGTTGAACGTCATAGTGAGAATGCGCTCAAAGTAGCCAAGCATTTGGAAGCTCATCCTCATGTGGAATGGGTAAGCTACCCTGGACTTCCTAACCATGAGTCCTACGCCCTTGCACAGAAATATTTGCCGAAAGGCCAAGGGGCTATTCTGACCTTCGGAATCAAAGGCGGGCTTGAAGCAGGGCGCAAGCTGATCAACAGCGTTAAACTGTTTTCGCATTTGGCCAACGTCGGCGATTCGAAATCCTTGATCATTCATCCGGCAAGTACAACGCATCTGCAATTGTCTCCAGAGGAGCAGCAGTCGGCAGGTGTTTCTCCTGGACTCATTCGCCTTTCCATCGGTACGGAATCGATTGAGGACATCATCTATGATCTGGATCAAGCGATTGCGGCAAGCCAGGCTTAG
- a CDS encoding amidohydrolase has protein sequence MKSKLISMLESRKEEIISIRRHLHQNPELSFKEEKTAKYIADFYKGKDVDIQTNVGNGYGIVVTIQGGKPGKTIGLRADFDALPIEEEADVPFKSKNPGLMHACGHDGHTAYLLVLADCLIQLKDSIPGTIKIIHQHAEEVPPGGAKSIVESGLIDDLDAVFGIHLLPMGPAGTVGYHAGYSFNGRAYMKLKVQGRGGHGSSPHLANDAIVAAAHFVTAAQTIVSRRLSPFDIGVITIGSFDGKGTFNVIKDSVELEGDIRYMTVETKETIEREVKRIVRGIEEQFGVTCELTYTPDYPPLYNDPELTAKVAETLRNMNDQDIKEVKEFPAMSPSEDFAYYAEKFPACFFYIACTPKGVENPYFNHHPKFEIDEDALLVAAKAVGQVVCSYYECD, from the coding sequence ATGAAAAGTAAACTAATAAGCATGTTAGAATCACGGAAAGAAGAGATCATCAGCATCCGTCGTCATTTGCATCAGAATCCAGAACTGTCGTTTAAAGAAGAGAAAACGGCTAAGTATATTGCGGATTTTTATAAAGGTAAAGATGTTGATATTCAAACGAATGTTGGAAATGGTTATGGCATTGTTGTAACTATTCAGGGTGGAAAGCCAGGAAAAACAATTGGCCTACGCGCAGATTTTGATGCCCTGCCGATTGAAGAAGAAGCCGACGTACCTTTTAAATCTAAAAATCCAGGCCTTATGCATGCATGTGGACATGACGGACACACGGCTTACTTATTAGTTTTAGCGGATTGCTTAATTCAATTAAAGGACTCTATTCCAGGTACAATCAAAATTATTCACCAGCATGCAGAAGAGGTACCGCCAGGTGGAGCAAAAAGCATCGTAGAATCTGGTTTAATTGACGACTTAGATGCCGTCTTCGGTATTCATTTGTTACCTATGGGACCTGCAGGTACGGTAGGATATCATGCGGGATATTCCTTTAATGGCCGGGCATACATGAAATTAAAGGTTCAAGGAAGAGGCGGACATGGTTCCTCCCCTCATCTTGCTAACGATGCCATCGTTGCTGCTGCCCACTTTGTTACAGCTGCACAGACGATAGTTAGCCGCAGATTAAGTCCATTCGATATCGGGGTGATCACAATTGGCTCCTTTGATGGAAAAGGTACCTTCAACGTGATCAAGGACAGTGTCGAGCTTGAAGGCGATATCCGTTATATGACGGTAGAAACAAAAGAAACGATCGAAAGAGAAGTGAAACGAATTGTAAGAGGGATTGAAGAACAGTTTGGCGTAACCTGCGAGCTTACGTATACTCCAGATTATCCACCTCTCTATAATGATCCTGAGCTTACAGCTAAGGTTGCGGAAACCTTGCGTAATATGAATGATCAGGACATCAAAGAAGTGAAGGAGTTCCCGGCGATGTCCCCTTCCGAGGACTTTGCTTATTATGCTGAGAAATTCCCAGCTTGCTTCTTCTATATTGCCTGCACACCAAAAGGAGTAGAAAATCCTTACTTTAACCATCACCCGAAATTTGAAATCGATGAAGATGCACTCCTCGTAGCTGCGAAGGCTGTTGGGCAAGTAGTTTGCAGTTATTATGAATGTGATTAG